From a single Streptomyces sp. NBC_01264 genomic region:
- the fomD gene encoding cytidylyl-2-hydroxypropylphosphonate hydrolase, which produces MTGTGGRGGGSARSSDRGSGRGAGRGADRGPDRGPAGAARWAPGEQILWRYRDHAPDAKGAVHICRPVTVVRDTDELLAVWMAPGTECVKPVLADGTPVHEEPLATRYTAPRTTVRSRWFGAGVLKLARPGDPWSVWLFWDHGWEFKSWYVNLEEPRTRWSGGIDSEDHFLDISVYPDRTWKWRDEDEFAQAQRSGLMGPEQARRVREAGRAAVDVIRAWGPPFSEGWQDWRPDPAWGVPALPEDWDRTPAHMTS; this is translated from the coding sequence ATGACAGGTACCGGAGGCCGCGGGGGCGGCAGCGCAAGGAGCTCGGACCGGGGCTCGGGTCGGGGCGCGGGTCGGGGCGCGGACCGGGGCCCGGACCGGGGCCCCGCCGGGGCCGCCCGCTGGGCGCCCGGGGAGCAGATCCTCTGGCGCTACCGCGATCACGCGCCCGACGCGAAGGGCGCCGTCCACATCTGCCGGCCCGTGACCGTGGTGCGCGACACCGACGAGCTGCTCGCGGTGTGGATGGCCCCGGGGACCGAGTGCGTCAAGCCGGTGCTCGCCGACGGGACCCCGGTCCACGAGGAGCCGCTCGCCACCCGGTACACCGCGCCGCGGACCACCGTACGGTCGCGCTGGTTCGGTGCCGGGGTGCTGAAGCTGGCCCGGCCCGGGGATCCCTGGTCGGTGTGGCTGTTCTGGGACCACGGCTGGGAATTCAAGAGCTGGTACGTGAATCTGGAGGAGCCGCGGACCCGGTGGTCCGGCGGGATCGACTCCGAGGACCACTTCCTGGACATCTCCGTCTACCCTGACCGCACCTGGAAGTGGCGGGACGAGGACGAGTTCGCGCAGGCCCAGCGGTCGGGTCTGATGGGCCCGGAACAGGCCCGGCGCGTACGCGAGGCCGGCCGCGCGGCGGTGGACGTGATCCGGGCCTGGGGTCCGCCGTTCTCCGAAGGCTGGCAGGATTGGCGACCGGACCCGGCCTGGGGCGTACCGGCCCTGCCGGAGGACTGGGACCGCACTCCGGCGCATATGACCTCATGA
- a CDS encoding ricin-type beta-trefoil lectin domain protein: MARARTQSRIRLRSTFAAVAAAAAALGGVTAITPMAHAATPATTTAGSAGAAVTPLTPELEAIRAAEAVKIYGDSAIRPLADRKTGLISLGDSEISGEGIGNYDPATNTPSNQCHRSPDTAIHRTGIAADYTFNVACSGGYTGNIRIGGSKQYADELVQSDSLAIKARNTKIKMVLLVAGANDDLQFGPVMTDCVTRWVLSQGTCEPKYGPGWQARVDGLKPKVQSTIGDLKSVMRDAGYADSDYKLVVMGYPSPIGPDFNDNPNFPGKLPGGCAGYDSDASWGRNYAVPTFEKGMRAAALAAGATYLDNSRLFQGHEVCMEDTWARGLYLDLGDHFPWDENTARQSFHPNYRGHGAFASCLTQLYASGLREASCADPASTGTPVLQAGAWDDLYKPLKNEATGNCVDSSGSSSANNTKVLGWDCHGGRNQGWWYDSAKKSLHVELTHDRCLDAPGANYGNGTGLIIWNCHGGANQQFVRDGATVRPAAAPGMCLTVAAAHEPLRLQTCNGSANQRFV; encoded by the coding sequence ATGGCACGTGCCCGTACACAATCAAGGATCAGGCTCAGATCTACCTTCGCCGCCGTCGCGGCGGCGGCGGCCGCCCTCGGGGGCGTCACCGCCATCACCCCCATGGCCCACGCGGCGACCCCCGCGACCACCACCGCGGGGTCCGCCGGGGCCGCGGTCACCCCCCTCACGCCCGAACTGGAGGCCATCCGGGCCGCCGAGGCCGTCAAGATCTACGGCGACTCCGCGATCCGCCCGCTCGCGGACCGCAAGACCGGTCTGATCTCGCTCGGCGACAGCGAGATCTCGGGCGAGGGCATCGGCAACTACGACCCCGCGACCAACACCCCGTCCAACCAGTGCCACCGCTCGCCGGACACGGCGATCCACCGCACCGGCATCGCGGCCGACTACACCTTCAACGTGGCCTGTTCCGGCGGCTACACGGGGAACATCAGGATCGGCGGCAGCAAGCAGTACGCCGACGAGCTGGTGCAGAGCGACAGCCTGGCCATCAAGGCCCGCAACACGAAGATCAAGATGGTGCTGCTGGTCGCCGGGGCCAACGACGACCTGCAGTTCGGCCCGGTCATGACCGACTGCGTCACCCGCTGGGTGCTCAGCCAGGGCACCTGCGAGCCGAAGTACGGTCCGGGCTGGCAGGCACGCGTCGACGGGCTGAAGCCCAAGGTGCAGTCGACGATCGGCGACCTCAAGTCTGTCATGCGCGACGCCGGTTACGCCGACTCCGACTACAAGCTGGTCGTGATGGGCTACCCCAGCCCCATCGGCCCCGACTTCAACGACAACCCCAACTTCCCCGGCAAGCTCCCCGGAGGCTGCGCCGGCTACGACTCCGACGCCTCCTGGGGCCGCAACTACGCGGTGCCCACCTTCGAGAAGGGCATGCGCGCGGCCGCCCTCGCCGCGGGCGCGACCTACCTCGACAACTCGCGGCTCTTCCAGGGCCACGAGGTCTGCATGGAGGACACCTGGGCCCGCGGCCTCTACCTCGACCTCGGGGACCACTTCCCGTGGGACGAGAACACCGCCCGCCAGTCCTTCCACCCCAACTACCGCGGCCACGGCGCCTTCGCGTCCTGTCTGACCCAGCTCTACGCCTCCGGCCTGCGCGAGGCCTCCTGCGCCGACCCGGCGAGCACCGGCACCCCCGTCCTGCAGGCCGGGGCCTGGGACGACCTGTACAAGCCGCTGAAGAACGAGGCGACGGGCAACTGCGTCGACTCCAGCGGCAGCTCCAGCGCCAACAACACCAAGGTCCTCGGCTGGGACTGCCACGGCGGCCGTAACCAGGGCTGGTGGTACGACTCCGCGAAGAAGTCCCTCCACGTCGAGCTCACCCACGACCGCTGCCTGGACGCCCCCGGCGCCAACTACGGCAACGGCACCGGCCTCATCATCTGGAACTGCCACGGCGGCGCCAACCAGCAGTTCGTCCGCGACGGAGCCACCGTCCGGCCCGCCGCCGCCCCGGGCATGTGCCTGACGGTGGCCGCGGCGCACGAGCCGCTGCGCCTCCAGACCTGCAACGGCTCGGCCAACCAGCGCTTCGTGTAA
- a CDS encoding transglycosylase domain-containing protein: MGRAEARRAQQQRGARRAPRGRGKGRGGKQGGKPTGIRRFFTWKKILGTFFGAVLLGMAALVGLYFYVDEPDPNVDALTQNNVYKLADGTVIARVGKMNRQIVPIAKIPADVQTAFIAIENKSFYEDRGIDLKGIGRGLFNTVTGKGTAGGSTITQQYVKNFYLTQDQTATRKLKELIISLKVDQSKEKPEILAGYLNTNFYGRNAYGIQAAAQAYYGVDAEKLTLEQGAYLAAVLQAPSQYDWATAGPNGKRLVMVRFNAVLDNMVEMGKLDAAKRKDMKFQEPIKPKALPGMEGQKGYLIQAADEELKRQTGMTEAQLKAGGWDITLTVDPKKQAALEKAVQDELESKLDRKGRPVDAAVQAGATSVDPKTGAILAMYGGTGQSEQWASNALRKDFQPGSTFKPVVLASALENKATTQGGKPITPSTLYDGTSKRPVVGSDIPFNPQNQDDEDYGDPMLTVQSATNSSVNSVYAQMIVDVKPKNVKKTALELGMVDREGWPEDRPAMSLGTMTADTVEMAGVYATFDNHGKKVTPNIIKSAKHASREYKPVRGVGDTAISRKTADTVTKVLTGVVKDGSGKAVRSSAYEAAGKTGTSENNYSAWFTGFTPELVTVVAMFGEEPGTHKQTTLTGTAGGGRAGGSSFPAAIWKEYTLAALGGVDTDSFDLEEADMGKVQSPTTSNSPSGTPSGTPSGTPSGTPSPGRTPSKTPSETPSGTPSGTPSKTPSKTPSPTASSSKSNTPKPPPPEEEPER, translated from the coding sequence ATGGGCCGAGCAGAAGCGCGACGGGCGCAGCAGCAGCGCGGTGCACGGCGAGCGCCGCGCGGGCGCGGCAAGGGCAGGGGCGGGAAACAGGGCGGCAAGCCGACCGGCATACGCCGCTTCTTCACCTGGAAGAAGATCCTCGGAACCTTCTTCGGGGCCGTCCTGCTCGGCATGGCGGCCCTGGTCGGCCTCTACTTCTACGTGGACGAGCCGGACCCCAACGTCGACGCGCTGACCCAGAACAACGTCTACAAGCTGGCCGACGGCACCGTCATCGCCCGCGTCGGCAAGATGAACCGCCAGATCGTGCCCATCGCGAAGATCCCGGCGGACGTGCAGACGGCCTTCATCGCGATCGAGAACAAGTCCTTCTACGAGGACCGGGGCATCGACCTCAAGGGCATCGGCCGCGGCCTGTTCAACACCGTCACCGGCAAGGGCACGGCCGGCGGCTCGACGATCACCCAGCAGTACGTCAAGAACTTCTACCTGACGCAGGACCAGACGGCGACCCGCAAGCTGAAGGAGCTGATCATCTCCCTCAAGGTCGACCAGTCGAAGGAGAAGCCCGAGATCCTCGCGGGCTACCTGAACACCAACTTCTACGGCCGCAACGCCTACGGCATCCAGGCCGCGGCCCAGGCCTACTACGGGGTCGACGCCGAGAAGCTGACCCTGGAGCAGGGCGCGTACCTCGCCGCGGTCCTCCAGGCCCCCAGCCAGTACGACTGGGCCACCGCCGGACCGAACGGCAAGCGCCTCGTCATGGTCCGCTTCAACGCAGTCCTCGACAACATGGTCGAGATGGGCAAGCTGGACGCGGCCAAGCGCAAGGACATGAAGTTCCAGGAGCCGATCAAGCCCAAGGCGCTGCCCGGCATGGAGGGCCAGAAGGGCTACCTGATCCAGGCCGCCGACGAGGAACTCAAGCGGCAGACCGGCATGACCGAGGCCCAGCTCAAGGCCGGCGGCTGGGACATCACCCTCACCGTCGACCCGAAGAAGCAGGCGGCGCTGGAGAAGGCCGTCCAGGACGAGCTGGAATCCAAGCTCGACCGCAAGGGCCGCCCCGTCGACGCCGCCGTGCAGGCGGGCGCCACCTCCGTGGACCCGAAGACCGGCGCGATCCTCGCAATGTACGGCGGCACCGGGCAGAGCGAGCAGTGGGCCAGCAACGCCCTGCGCAAGGACTTCCAGCCCGGCTCCACCTTCAAGCCGGTCGTGCTCGCCTCCGCCCTGGAGAACAAGGCGACCACTCAGGGCGGGAAGCCGATCACGCCCAGCACCCTCTACGACGGCACCAGCAAGCGTCCCGTGGTCGGCAGCGACATCCCGTTCAACCCGCAGAACCAGGACGACGAGGACTACGGCGACCCGATGCTGACGGTGCAGTCCGCCACCAACTCCTCGGTGAACTCCGTCTACGCCCAGATGATCGTGGACGTCAAGCCGAAGAACGTGAAGAAGACCGCCCTGGAGCTCGGCATGGTCGACCGCGAGGGCTGGCCCGAGGACAGGCCGGCCATGTCGCTCGGCACCATGACCGCCGATACCGTCGAGATGGCCGGCGTCTACGCCACCTTCGACAACCACGGCAAGAAGGTCACGCCGAACATCATCAAGTCCGCCAAGCACGCGAGCCGCGAGTACAAGCCGGTCCGCGGTGTCGGCGACACGGCCATCAGCCGCAAGACCGCCGACACCGTCACCAAGGTGCTCACCGGCGTCGTCAAGGACGGCTCCGGCAAGGCCGTGCGGAGCTCGGCCTACGAGGCCGCGGGCAAGACCGGTACCTCCGAGAACAACTACTCCGCCTGGTTCACCGGGTTCACGCCCGAACTCGTCACCGTCGTCGCGATGTTCGGCGAGGAGCCCGGTACCCACAAGCAGACCACCCTGACCGGTACCGCCGGCGGCGGCCGCGCGGGCGGCTCCAGCTTCCCGGCGGCGATCTGGAAGGAGTACACCCTCGCCGCGCTGGGCGGCGTGGACACGGACTCCTTCGACCTGGAGGAGGCGGACATGGGCAAGGTCCAGTCGCCGACCACCAGCAACTCCCCGTCGGGCACGCCGAGCGGGACGCCCAGCGGAACACCCAGCGGCACCCCGTCGCCGGGCCGGACGCCGAGCAAGACGCCCAGCGAGACGCCCAGCGGAACGCCGAGCGGAACGCCCAGCAAGACGCCCAGCAAGACGCCGAGCCCGACCGCGTCCTCGTCGAAGTCGAACACGCCGAAGCCCCCGCCGCCGGAGGAGGAGCCCGAACGGTAG
- a CDS encoding glycerophosphodiester phosphodiesterase yields the protein MNRPSTLSTARATRVIAHRGASHEHPEHTIEAYRQAIADGADALECDVRLTADHRLVCVHDRRVERTSDGRGVVSEMTYEELRALDFGAWKGSGHAGTRVLLFEDLLKEALAAPYPVGLAVETKHPTRAGGRLEAELVSLLGEYGLADGASGRVEVMSFSRSALTRMHRLAPGLPAVYLIERRIRPVRPPYATHAGPGIDLVRQDPGLVGRLKAKGLQVRVWTVDEPEDVELCVRLGVDTLITNRPRDVRKLLLDL from the coding sequence ATGAACCGGCCGTCCACCTTGTCCACGGCCCGCGCCACGCGGGTCATCGCCCATCGCGGGGCCTCCCACGAGCATCCCGAGCACACCATTGAGGCCTACCGGCAGGCCATCGCCGACGGGGCCGACGCGCTCGAGTGCGATGTGCGGCTCACCGCCGACCACCGGCTGGTCTGTGTGCACGACCGGCGGGTGGAGCGGACCTCCGACGGGCGCGGGGTCGTCTCCGAGATGACGTACGAGGAGCTGCGCGCCCTCGACTTCGGGGCGTGGAAGGGGTCCGGCCACGCCGGGACCCGGGTGCTGTTGTTCGAGGACCTGCTCAAGGAGGCGCTGGCCGCGCCGTACCCCGTCGGGCTCGCCGTGGAGACCAAGCACCCCACCCGCGCGGGCGGCCGCCTGGAGGCCGAGCTCGTGTCGCTGCTCGGGGAGTACGGGCTCGCCGACGGCGCGAGCGGCCGCGTCGAGGTGATGAGCTTCTCCCGGTCCGCGCTGACCCGGATGCACCGCCTCGCGCCGGGACTGCCCGCCGTGTACCTGATCGAGCGCAGGATCCGGCCGGTACGGCCCCCGTACGCCACCCACGCGGGCCCGGGCATCGATCTCGTACGGCAGGACCCGGGTCTGGTGGGCCGGCTGAAGGCGAAGGGTCTCCAGGTGCGCGTGTGGACCGTGGACGAGCCCGAGGACGTGGAGCTCTGCGTCCGCCTGGGCGTGGACACGCTCATCACCAACCGGCCCCGGGACGTGCGCAAGCTGCTGCTGGACCTGTGA
- a CDS encoding class II fumarate hydratase, translating into MTDVSQNDDAPEAFRTEHDSMGDVLVPAHAKWRAQTQRAVENFPISGQRLERSHIEALARIKSAAATVNARLGVIDADIAAAIASAADEVALGRWDEHFPVDVFQTGSGTSSNMNANEVIATLASERLGRPIHPNDHVNASQSSNDVFPSSIHIAATAAVTGALIPALEHLAGAMERKSAEFSQVVKSGRTHLMDATPVTLGQEFGGYAVQLRYGVERLRAALPRLAELPLGGTAVGTGINTPPGFSAAVIAEVAAATGLPLTEARDHFEAQGARDALVETSGMLRTVAVSLTKICNDLRWMASGPRTGLAEINLPDLQPGSSIMPGKVNPVVPEAALMVAAQVMGNDAAVAVAGAAGNFELNVMLPVMARNLLESIRLLGSVSRLLADRTVDGITANTARAREYAESSPSVVTPLNRYIGYEEAAKVAKKSLAERKTIREVVLESGYVDRGDLTLEQLDEALDVLRMTHP; encoded by the coding sequence ATGACCGACGTTTCACAGAACGACGACGCCCCCGAGGCGTTCCGCACCGAGCACGACTCGATGGGCGACGTACTCGTCCCCGCGCACGCCAAATGGCGAGCTCAGACCCAGCGCGCCGTGGAGAACTTCCCCATCTCCGGGCAGCGTCTGGAGCGGTCCCACATCGAGGCGCTGGCCCGGATCAAGTCCGCGGCGGCCACCGTCAACGCCCGGCTCGGCGTGATCGACGCGGACATCGCCGCCGCCATCGCCTCGGCGGCCGACGAGGTCGCCTTGGGCCGCTGGGACGAGCACTTCCCCGTCGACGTGTTTCAGACGGGTTCCGGCACCTCGTCCAACATGAACGCCAACGAGGTGATCGCCACCCTGGCCTCCGAGCGCCTCGGCCGCCCGATCCACCCCAACGACCACGTGAACGCCTCGCAGAGCTCCAACGACGTCTTCCCCTCCTCCATCCACATCGCCGCCACCGCCGCCGTCACCGGCGCGCTCATCCCCGCCCTGGAGCACCTGGCCGGCGCGATGGAACGCAAGTCCGCCGAGTTCTCCCAGGTGGTCAAGTCCGGCCGGACGCACCTGATGGACGCCACCCCGGTCACCCTGGGCCAGGAGTTCGGCGGGTACGCGGTCCAGCTCCGCTACGGCGTCGAGCGGCTGCGCGCGGCGCTGCCCCGGCTGGCCGAACTGCCGCTGGGCGGGACCGCCGTGGGCACCGGGATCAACACCCCGCCCGGGTTCTCGGCCGCCGTGATCGCCGAGGTGGCGGCGGCGACGGGGCTGCCGCTGACCGAGGCCCGGGACCACTTCGAGGCCCAGGGGGCCCGGGACGCCCTCGTGGAGACCTCCGGAATGCTCCGTACGGTCGCCGTCTCCCTCACCAAGATCTGCAACGACCTGCGCTGGATGGCCTCGGGCCCGCGCACCGGATTGGCCGAAATCAATCTCCCGGATCTTCAGCCGGGGTCCTCGATCATGCCCGGAAAGGTCAATCCGGTCGTCCCGGAGGCCGCCCTGATGGTCGCCGCCCAGGTCATGGGGAACGACGCCGCGGTCGCGGTGGCGGGCGCCGCGGGCAACTTCGAGCTCAACGTGATGCTCCCCGTGATGGCCCGCAACCTCCTGGAATCCATCCGTCTCCTGGGCTCCGTGAGCCGCCTGCTGGCCGACCGCACCGTCGACGGAATCACCGCCAACACGGCCCGGGCCAGGGAGTACGCCGAGTCCTCGCCCTCCGTGGTGACCCCGCTGAACCGGTACATCGGCTACGAGGAGGCCGCCAAGGTCGCCAAGAAGTCCCTCGCCGAACGCAAGACGATCCGGGAGGTCGTCCTGGAGTCGGGCTACGTGGACCGCGGCGACCTCACCCTGGAGCAGCTCGACGAAGCACTGGACGTGCTGCGGATGACCCACCCCTGA
- a CDS encoding ATP-binding SpoIIE family protein phosphatase, whose amino-acid sequence MTEYPTSQEGPRPVASGGRTDGPGHGAEELGHGKAPLPAAEAVRTHAQRQAADLPRPRATGEAPSASEEPGDPAAAPGQGAARVRAGRDEAAASEAGGARSRDSEAARVAAGRPGTTGQAAATGQAAAGQVSGIGSEATIARREGDRLRFVGAATRRIARGIDLDEIVLGLCRATVPTFSDAILVYLRDPLPVGDERPVGPVVLRLRRTDRLRPIDEFTGAGTGTGAGTAAGAGAATAGAMTPDGELDFSQLALVGPQGDLPAAELCEIRPGGALAEVLRGVRPVFGSSAAARAALPELLGADHPVPRGQRAILAPLRGRRRVIGAAVFLRTPERPAFETNDLLVAAQLATHTALGIDKAVLYGREAYIADELQRTMLPDSLPQPTGVRLASRYLPAAETARVGGDWYDAIPLPGSRVALVVGDVMGHSMTSAAIMGQLRTTAQTLAQLDLPPAEVLHHLDEQAQRLGSDRMATCLYAVYDPVSHRITIANAGHPPPVLLHLGGRAEVLRVPPGAPIGVGGVDFEAVELDAPAGATLVLYTDGLVESRLRDVWTGIEQLRERLATTAQLTGLDHPPPLEALCDDILDMLGPGDRDDDIALLAARFDGIAPSDVAYWFLDPEETAPGRARRFARRALARWGLEELEDSLELLVSEVVTNAVRYAERPVTLRLLRTDVLRCEVGDDSPQLPRQRRARDDDEGGRGLFLVNRMARRWGATRLSSGKVVWFELALPGAQDRR is encoded by the coding sequence GTGACGGAGTACCCCACCTCTCAGGAGGGCCCCCGGCCGGTTGCCTCCGGCGGTCGGACCGACGGTCCCGGCCACGGCGCGGAGGAACTGGGCCACGGCAAGGCCCCGCTTCCGGCGGCCGAGGCCGTACGCACGCATGCTCAGCGCCAGGCGGCGGACCTGCCCCGTCCCCGGGCCACCGGGGAGGCACCGTCCGCCTCCGAGGAGCCCGGCGACCCTGCCGCCGCGCCCGGCCAGGGCGCCGCCCGGGTCCGGGCCGGCCGTGACGAGGCCGCCGCCTCGGAGGCCGGCGGCGCCCGCAGCCGCGACAGCGAAGCCGCCCGGGTGGCGGCCGGACGGCCAGGCACGACCGGGCAGGCCGCCGCCACCGGGCAGGCCGCCGCCGGACAGGTCAGCGGCATCGGCTCGGAGGCGACCATCGCGCGGCGCGAGGGCGACCGGCTGCGCTTCGTCGGAGCCGCCACCCGGCGGATCGCGCGCGGCATCGACCTCGACGAGATCGTGCTCGGCCTGTGCCGGGCCACCGTGCCCACCTTCTCCGACGCCATCCTCGTCTACCTGCGCGATCCGCTGCCGGTCGGCGACGAACGCCCCGTCGGACCGGTCGTTTTAAGGCTCCGCCGAACCGACCGGCTCCGGCCGATCGACGAGTTCACCGGAGCGGGAACCGGAACCGGAGCGGGAACCGCGGCCGGAGCGGGAGCCGCCACCGCCGGCGCGATGACCCCCGACGGCGAGCTCGACTTCAGCCAGCTCGCCCTGGTCGGCCCGCAGGGTGACCTGCCCGCGGCCGAGCTCTGCGAGATCCGCCCCGGCGGCGCCCTCGCCGAGGTGCTGCGCGGCGTACGCCCCGTCTTCGGGTCCTCCGCCGCCGCCCGCGCCGCCCTGCCGGAGCTGCTGGGCGCCGACCACCCGGTCCCGCGCGGCCAGCGGGCCATCCTCGCGCCGCTGCGGGGCCGCCGCCGCGTCATCGGCGCGGCGGTGTTCCTGCGCACCCCCGAGCGGCCCGCCTTCGAGACGAACGACCTGCTGGTCGCCGCCCAGCTGGCCACCCACACCGCGCTGGGCATCGACAAGGCCGTGCTCTACGGCCGCGAGGCCTACATCGCCGACGAGCTCCAGCGCACGATGCTGCCCGACAGCCTCCCCCAGCCCACCGGGGTCCGGCTCGCCAGCCGCTACCTGCCCGCCGCCGAGACGGCCCGGGTCGGCGGTGACTGGTACGACGCCATACCCCTGCCCGGCAGCCGGGTCGCACTCGTCGTCGGCGACGTCATGGGCCACTCCATGACCTCCGCCGCGATCATGGGACAGCTCCGTACGACGGCCCAGACGCTGGCGCAGCTCGACCTGCCGCCCGCCGAGGTACTGCACCACCTGGACGAGCAGGCCCAGCGCCTGGGCTCCGACCGGATGGCCACCTGTCTCTACGCCGTCTACGACCCGGTGTCGCACCGGATCACCATCGCCAACGCCGGCCACCCGCCGCCGGTCCTGCTGCACCTGGGCGGCCGCGCCGAGGTGCTGCGCGTGCCCCCGGGCGCCCCCATCGGCGTCGGCGGCGTGGACTTCGAGGCCGTGGAGCTGGACGCCCCCGCCGGGGCCACCCTCGTGCTGTACACCGACGGCCTCGTCGAGTCCCGGCTGCGCGACGTCTGGACCGGCATCGAGCAGCTCCGCGAGCGCCTCGCCACCACCGCGCAGCTGACGGGCCTGGACCACCCGCCGCCGCTGGAGGCCCTGTGCGACGACATCCTGGACATGCTCGGCCCCGGTGACCGGGACGACGACATCGCGCTGCTCGCGGCCCGCTTCGACGGGATCGCGCCCAGCGACGTGGCGTACTGGTTCCTGGACCCGGAGGAGACCGCTCCGGGCCGGGCGCGCCGGTTCGCCCGCCGCGCGCTGGCGCGCTGGGGGCTGGAGGAGCTGGAGGACTCGCTGGAGCTGCTGGTCAGCGAGGTGGTCACCAATGCCGTGCGGTACGCCGAACGGCCCGTGACCCTGCGCCTCCTGCGGACGGACGTACTGCGCTGCGAGGTCGGCGACGACTCCCCGCAGCTGCCGCGCCAGCGCCGGGCCAGGGACGACGACGAGGGCGGCCGCGGCCTGTTCCTGGTCAACCGGATGGCCCGCCGCTGGGGCGCCACCCGGCTGAGCAGCGGCAAGGTCGTCTGGTTCGAGCTCGCGCTGCCCGGGGCTCAGGACCGCCGCTGA